AAGAATATCTCACAGGTCAAACCATCGCTATTGATGGTGGTATGACCATGCAATAATTGAATGTCAATATCAAAAAGTCATTTACTAGAATATCCACCCGACAAAAGGAGAATATATATGTCTACAAATCGTGTTGTTGTTACAGGTTACGGCGTAACCTCACCAATCGGTAATACACCAGAAGAATTTTGGAACAGTCTTCATGACGGTAAAATTGGTATCAAACCAATTACGAAGTTCGATGCTTCTGAAATTCCAGTCTTTAACGCTGGTGAGATCCAAGATTTCCCGTTCGATAAGTACTTTGTGAAAAAAGATACTAACCGTATGGACACTTACTCACTTTATGCGATTTATGCTGCTATGGAAGCTCTTGAAAATTCAGGACTTAACATGGAAGAAGAAGATCGTGATCGTGTTGGTGTCATCGTGTCATCTGGTATCGGTGGTCTTCAAGAACTTGAAGATCAAATCATTCGTATGCACGAACGTGGGATGAAACGTATCAAACCAATGTTTATCCCTAAAGCACTTTCAAACATGGGTGCTGGTAACATTGCTCTTAAAATTGGTGCTCAAGGGGTATGTAAATCAGTGACGACTGCTTGTGCCTCTGCCAACGATGCAATCGGTGAAGCCTTCCGTGAAATTAAATTCGGTTTGCATGATGTTGTCTTGGCTGGTGGTGCTGAAGCTTCAATCACTAAGATTGGTATTGGTGGTTTCAATGCTCTTACAGCACTTTCAACAACAGAGGATCCAGAACGTTCATCAATTCCATTTGATAAAGACCGTAATGGTTTTGTTATGGGTGAAGGTGCAGGGGTTCTCGTTATCGAAAGCTTGGAACATGCCCAAAAACGCGGTGCTAACATCTTGGCTGAGATTGTTGGTTACGGATCAAACTGTGATGCCTACCACATGACAACACCAACTCCAGACGGTTCAGGTGCTGCTAAAGCAATTAAATTGGCTATCAATGAAGCTGGTATCAAACCTGAAGATGTTGATTATGTCAATGCTCACGGGACATCAACACCTGCTAATGAAAAGGGTGAAAGTGGTGCCATTGTTTCTGTACTTGGTAAAGATGTTCCAGTTTCATCTACTAAATCATTTACAGGTCACTTGCTAGGTGCTGCTGGTGCAGTTGAGGCTATTGCAACAATCGAAGCTATTCGTCATAGCTATGTACCGAAAACTGCTGGTACAAAAGAATTGTCTGACTACATCGAAGCTAATGTTGTTTATGGTGAAGGTCAAGAAGCTGATATTGAGTACGCAATTTCAAATACCTTCGGTTTTGGTGGACACAATGCTGTTCTTGCCTTTAAACGTTGGGAGGCTTAATTCATGAATATTTCTGAAATCAAAGATTTATTGGCTCAATTTGATGCTTCAACTTTACGTGAATTTTCATACAAAAATAATGGTGAAGAATTGAACTTGAGCAAAAATCAAACAAGTTCAGTAACAGCTGCCCCAGTAGCTCCTACAGTTGAAGTAGTTGCGCCAGCTCCTCAAGCTCCAGTTGCTCCAGTAGTAGCACCTGCCGCTGTTGAAACTCCAGCAACACCAGTTGAAGAAGCTTCTGCTCCTGCTCAAGCTGCTGAAGGTGAAGTGGTTGAAAGTCCACTTGTTGGTGTGGCTTACTTGTCTCCATCACCTGAAAAACCAGCCTTTGTTTCTGTTGGTGATACTGTTAAGAAAGGTCAAACGCTTCTTATTGTTGAAGCAATGAAGGTGATGAATGAAGTGCCAGCACCTAAAGATGGTGTTATTACTGAAATCTTGGTAGCGAATGAAGAAGTTGTTGACTACGGAAAAGGATTGGTACGCATCAAATGACAATTGATATTAATGCTATTCGTGAAGCTTTACCACACCGTTATCCAATGCTTTTGGTTGACCGTGTGCTAGAAGTTTCAGAAGACGAAATCACAGCTATTAAAAATGTAACGATTAATGAACCTTTCTTTAATGGACATTTTCCTCAATACCCAGTTATGCCTGGCGTTCTTATCATGGAAGCTCTTGCGCAAACAGCTGGTGTTCTTGAATTGTCTAAACCTGAAAACAAGGGCAAACTAGTCTTTTATGCAGGTATGGATAAGGTTAAATTTAAAAAACAAGTGGTTCCTGGTGACCAACTTGTTATGACAGCTAAGTTTGTTAAACGTCGTGGAACAATTGCTGTTGTTGAAGCTAAGGCTGAAGTCGATGGTAAACTAGCTGCATCAGGTACTTTGACTTTTGCTATTGGAAGCTAATGTTTTGTGAAAATCCTTCTGGCGACAGTCGGAAAGGATTTTTCTTTAGACATTGGTCTATCACATAGAAAGGAAATCAACACAGACTTTCAAAAAATGTCTGATGTTATCTTGTTTTATGTTTAAAAAATTATTGATTGCCAATCGTGGTGAAATTGCAGTGCGTATTATCCGTGCAGCGCGTGAATTGGGTATCCAAACGGTTGCTATTTATTCTGAAGCAGATAAGGATTCTCTCCATACTATGCTCGCTGATGAAGCTATTTGTATCGGGCCTGCAAAATCAACGGATTCTTATTTGAATATGAATCGTGTCCTATCAGCTGCTATTGTGACTGAGGCTCAAGCTATTCATCCAGGGTTTGGTTTCTTGAGTGAAAACTCTAAATTTGCCACTCTCTGTGAAGAAATGAACATCAAGTTTATTGGTCCTTCAGGCGAAGTCATGGACAAGATGGGTGATAAAATCAATGCCCGTGCTGAAATGATTAAGGCTAATGTCCCTGTAATTCCTGGTTCAGATGGTGAAGTCTTTACAGTTGAGGAGGCTTTAGAGGTTGCCAACCGTCTTGGTTACCCAGTAATGCTTAAGGCTTCTGCTGGTGGTGGCGGTAAGGGGATTCGTAAGGTTAACACTGAAGAAGAGTTAGCTCCTGCCTTCGAATCTGCGTCACAAGAAGCTAAAGCAGCCTTTGGTAATGGGGCGATGTATATTGAAAAAGTTATTTACCCAGCTCGTCATATCGAGGTTCAAATTTTGGGAGATAGCTATGGTAATATTGTTCACCTAGGTGAGCGTGATTGCTCTCTTCAACGTAATAACCAAAAGGTTTTGGAAGAATCACCGTCAGTTGCTATTGGTAAGACACTTCGTCACGAAATTGGTTCAGCGGCTGTCCGTGCCGCTAAGGCTGTTAATTATGAAAATGCGGGTACTATCGAGTTCCTTCTTGATGAGAAAACAGGTCAGTTCTACTTTATGGAAATGAACACCCGTGTTCAAGTTGAGCACCCAGTTACAGAATTTGTAAGTGGTGTGGATATTGTTAAAGAACAAATCCGTATTGCCGCAGGTGAAAAACTCTCTGTGACCCAAGATGATATTGAAATCAAGGGACATGCTATTGAGTGTCGTATCAATGCAGAAAATCCTAAGTTCAACTTTGCACCTAGTCCAGGGAAAATTAGCAATCTCTACCTACCTAGTGGAGGTGTTGGTCTCCGTGTAGACAGTGCAGTCTATCCTGGCTATACTATTCCACCTTACTATGATTCAATGATTGCCAAAATCATTGTTCATGGAGAAAATCGATTTGAGGCACTCATGAAGATGCAACGTGCTCTTTACGAGCTCGAAATCGATGGTGTTGTGACTAATGCTGACTTCCAGTTGGATTTGATTTCAGATCGTAGCGTTATCGCTGGGGATTATGATACTTCCTTCTTGATGGAGACCTTCCTACCAGCTTATCAGAATCGTGAGGAATAGAGTTTATGGGATTATTTGATCGAAAAGAAAAGTATATCCGTATCAATCCTAACCGTTCTGTACGTAATGGGATTGATCACCAAGTGCCAGAAGTTCCAGATGAACTTTTTGCAAAATGTCCTGGTTGTAAACAAGCTATTTATCAAAAGGACTTGGGACAAGCTAAAATTTGTCCAAATTGTTCTTATACCTTCCGTATTTCCGCTAAAGAACGTCTCGATTTAACAGTTGATGAGGGATCTTTCCAAGAACTGTTTACAGGCATTAAAACTGAAAATCCATTGAATTTTCCAGGTTATATGGAGAAACTAGCAGCGACTAAGGAAAAAACTGGTCTTGATGAAGCTGTCGTGACTGGTGTTGCAACTATCAAGGGGCAAAAAACAGCCTTGGCCATTATGGATTCTAACTTTATTATGGCTTCAATGGGAACTGTTGTTGGTGAGAAAATCACTAAACTCTTTGAACATGCGATTGAGGAAAAACTTCCAGTTGTTATTTTTACAGCATCTGG
The DNA window shown above is from Streptococcus salivarius and carries:
- the accB gene encoding acetyl-CoA carboxylase biotin carboxyl carrier protein, whose product is MNISEIKDLLAQFDASTLREFSYKNNGEELNLSKNQTSSVTAAPVAPTVEVVAPAPQAPVAPVVAPAAVETPATPVEEASAPAQAAEGEVVESPLVGVAYLSPSPEKPAFVSVGDTVKKGQTLLIVEAMKVMNEVPAPKDGVITEILVANEEVVDYGKGLVRIK
- the fabZ gene encoding 3-hydroxyacyl-ACP dehydratase FabZ encodes the protein MTIDINAIREALPHRYPMLLVDRVLEVSEDEITAIKNVTINEPFFNGHFPQYPVMPGVLIMEALAQTAGVLELSKPENKGKLVFYAGMDKVKFKKQVVPGDQLVMTAKFVKRRGTIAVVEAKAEVDGKLAASGTLTFAIGS
- a CDS encoding acetyl-CoA carboxylase biotin carboxylase subunit; translated protein: MFKKLLIANRGEIAVRIIRAARELGIQTVAIYSEADKDSLHTMLADEAICIGPAKSTDSYLNMNRVLSAAIVTEAQAIHPGFGFLSENSKFATLCEEMNIKFIGPSGEVMDKMGDKINARAEMIKANVPVIPGSDGEVFTVEEALEVANRLGYPVMLKASAGGGGKGIRKVNTEEELAPAFESASQEAKAAFGNGAMYIEKVIYPARHIEVQILGDSYGNIVHLGERDCSLQRNNQKVLEESPSVAIGKTLRHEIGSAAVRAAKAVNYENAGTIEFLLDEKTGQFYFMEMNTRVQVEHPVTEFVSGVDIVKEQIRIAAGEKLSVTQDDIEIKGHAIECRINAENPKFNFAPSPGKISNLYLPSGGVGLRVDSAVYPGYTIPPYYDSMIAKIIVHGENRFEALMKMQRALYELEIDGVVTNADFQLDLISDRSVIAGDYDTSFLMETFLPAYQNREE
- the fabF gene encoding beta-ketoacyl-ACP synthase II; amino-acid sequence: MSTNRVVVTGYGVTSPIGNTPEEFWNSLHDGKIGIKPITKFDASEIPVFNAGEIQDFPFDKYFVKKDTNRMDTYSLYAIYAAMEALENSGLNMEEEDRDRVGVIVSSGIGGLQELEDQIIRMHERGMKRIKPMFIPKALSNMGAGNIALKIGAQGVCKSVTTACASANDAIGEAFREIKFGLHDVVLAGGAEASITKIGIGGFNALTALSTTEDPERSSIPFDKDRNGFVMGEGAGVLVIESLEHAQKRGANILAEIVGYGSNCDAYHMTTPTPDGSGAAKAIKLAINEAGIKPEDVDYVNAHGTSTPANEKGESGAIVSVLGKDVPVSSTKSFTGHLLGAAGAVEAIATIEAIRHSYVPKTAGTKELSDYIEANVVYGEGQEADIEYAISNTFGFGGHNAVLAFKRWEA
- the accD gene encoding acetyl-CoA carboxylase, carboxyltransferase subunit beta, with amino-acid sequence MGLFDRKEKYIRINPNRSVRNGIDHQVPEVPDELFAKCPGCKQAIYQKDLGQAKICPNCSYTFRISAKERLDLTVDEGSFQELFTGIKTENPLNFPGYMEKLAATKEKTGLDEAVVTGVATIKGQKTALAIMDSNFIMASMGTVVGEKITKLFEHAIEEKLPVVIFTASGGARMQEGIMSLMQMAKISAAVKRHSNAGLLYLTVLTDPTTGGVTASFAMEGDIILAEPQTLIGFAGRRVIENTVRETLPDDFQKAEFLQEHGFVDAIVKRTELADTIATLLSFHGGVQ